One Halosegnis longus DNA window includes the following coding sequences:
- a CDS encoding DUF7557 family protein, protein MSETELSEETLERLDAIRVEGQSYDDVVSELIDIYHAEELTLQHGGDAL, encoded by the coding sequence ATGTCCGAGACAGAACTCTCCGAGGAGACGCTCGAACGGCTCGACGCCATCCGCGTCGAGGGACAGAGCTACGACGACGTGGTGTCGGAACTCATCGACATCTACCACGCCGAGGAGCTGACGCTCCAGCACGGCGGCGACGCGCTCTGA
- a CDS encoding nucleoside triphosphate pyrophosphohydrolase, with product MSREYDKLVRDDVPDLLRRDGKRVATHTADDAEYVERLNAKLDEEIAEYREDGTLEELADVLEVVYALAAAEGATRSELEELRAEKADRNGRFIDRVVVESVADQ from the coding sequence ATGAGTCGAGAGTACGACAAGCTCGTTCGCGACGATGTCCCCGACCTGCTGCGTCGCGACGGGAAACGCGTCGCGACCCACACGGCAGACGACGCCGAGTACGTCGAGCGACTGAACGCGAAGCTGGACGAGGAGATCGCCGAGTACCGCGAGGACGGCACGCTCGAGGAGCTGGCGGACGTGCTCGAAGTCGTCTACGCGCTCGCGGCCGCGGAAGGGGCGACCCGGAGCGAACTGGAGGAACTCCGGGCGGAGAAAGCCGACCGCAACGGTCGATTCATCGACCGCGTCGTGGTGGAGTCGGTCGCCGACCAGTAG
- the grpE gene encoding nucleotide exchange factor GrpE: protein MSDEQAAHEIPEPDADLVARIEEASPEQTAREIATLRERVEELEADLEASEEQREELESKLTRKQADFQNFKKRQQKKTEQARERATEDLVERLVDVRDNLVRALDQEGEIRDGVETTLRQFDEVLDAENVDPIEPDAGTDLDPQRHEVLMRVESDAPEGTVADLHRPGYEMAGKVLRPAQVTVAE, encoded by the coding sequence ATGAGCGACGAGCAGGCGGCACACGAGATTCCAGAGCCCGACGCCGACCTCGTGGCACGCATCGAGGAGGCGTCGCCCGAACAGACCGCCCGGGAGATCGCGACCTTGCGCGAGCGCGTCGAGGAGTTGGAAGCTGACCTCGAAGCCAGCGAGGAGCAACGCGAGGAGCTAGAATCGAAGCTCACGCGCAAGCAGGCGGATTTCCAGAACTTCAAGAAGCGCCAGCAGAAGAAGACAGAGCAGGCTCGCGAGCGCGCCACCGAGGACCTCGTCGAGCGGCTGGTCGACGTGCGCGACAACCTCGTCCGCGCGCTCGACCAGGAGGGAGAGATTCGCGACGGCGTCGAGACGACGCTCCGGCAGTTCGACGAGGTGCTCGACGCCGAGAACGTCGACCCGATCGAACCCGACGCGGGGACGGACCTCGACCCGCAGCGCCACGAGGTGTTGATGCGCGTCGAGAGCGATGCGCCCGAGGGGACGGTCGCCGACCTCCACCGCCCCGGCTACGAGATGGCCGGCAAGGTGCTCCGGCCGGCGCAGGTCACGGTCGCCGAGTGA
- the dnaK gene encoding molecular chaperone DnaK, giving the protein MTSNKILGIDLGTTNSAFAVMEGNDPEIIVNAEGDRTTPSVVAFTDDEERLVGKPAKNQGVQNPERTISSIKRHMGEEDYTVDIDGEEYTPEQISAMILQKIKRDAEEYLGDDVEKAVITVPAYFNDRQRQATKDAGEIAGFEVERIVNEPTAAAMAYGLDDETDQSVLVYDLGGGTFDVSVLDLGGGVYEVVATNGDNDLGGDDWDEAIIEYLADEFEAEHGIDLREDRQALQRLTEAAEEAKVELSSRKETTVTLPFIAADDSGPKDLEQKISRAKFESLTSDLTDRTVEPTKQALSDAGYDASDIDEVILVGGSTRMPQVQDKVEEITGQEPKKNVNPDEAVALGAAIQGGVLSGDVDDIVLLDVTPLSLGIEVKGGLFERLIEKNTTIPTEESKIFTTAADNQTQVQIRVFQGEREIAEENELLGAFQLTGIPPAPAGTPQIEVTFNIDENGLVNVEAEDKGSGNKEDITIEGGVGLSDEEIEEMQEEAEAHAEEDKERRERIEARNDAESAVQRAESLLEENEEELDGDVIDNIHDAIEDVEAVLDDEDATTDELEEVTEELSSELQEIGKQMYQQEAGQQAAGGAGGMGGMGGAGPGGMGGAGPEGDGEDGEYVDADFEDVDDEERDEDEE; this is encoded by the coding sequence ATGACGAGCAACAAGATTCTCGGTATCGACCTCGGGACCACGAACTCTGCGTTCGCGGTGATGGAGGGTAACGACCCCGAGATTATCGTCAACGCGGAAGGCGACCGGACGACCCCGTCGGTCGTGGCGTTCACCGACGACGAGGAGCGACTCGTCGGGAAGCCGGCAAAGAACCAGGGCGTCCAGAACCCAGAGCGCACGATCTCCTCGATCAAGCGCCACATGGGCGAGGAAGACTACACCGTCGACATCGACGGCGAGGAGTACACGCCCGAGCAGATTTCGGCGATGATTCTCCAGAAGATCAAGCGCGACGCCGAGGAGTATCTCGGCGACGACGTTGAGAAGGCCGTCATCACGGTGCCGGCGTACTTCAACGACCGCCAGCGACAGGCGACGAAAGACGCCGGCGAGATTGCCGGCTTCGAGGTCGAACGCATCGTCAACGAGCCGACCGCCGCCGCGATGGCGTACGGGCTCGACGACGAGACCGACCAGTCCGTCCTCGTGTACGACCTGGGCGGCGGGACGTTCGACGTGTCCGTCCTCGATTTGGGTGGTGGGGTCTACGAGGTCGTCGCCACGAACGGTGACAACGACCTCGGCGGCGACGACTGGGACGAGGCAATCATCGAGTACCTGGCCGACGAGTTCGAGGCCGAACACGGCATCGACCTCCGCGAGGACCGCCAGGCGCTCCAGCGGCTCACCGAGGCGGCCGAGGAGGCGAAGGTGGAACTCTCCAGCCGGAAGGAGACCACCGTCACGCTCCCGTTCATCGCGGCCGACGACTCCGGGCCGAAGGACCTCGAACAGAAGATTTCGCGGGCGAAGTTCGAGTCGCTCACCTCCGACCTCACCGACCGCACCGTCGAGCCGACCAAGCAGGCGCTGTCGGACGCCGGCTACGACGCCTCCGACATCGACGAGGTCATCCTCGTGGGCGGCTCCACGCGGATGCCGCAGGTCCAGGACAAGGTCGAAGAAATCACCGGCCAGGAGCCGAAGAAGAACGTCAACCCCGACGAGGCCGTCGCGCTCGGCGCGGCCATCCAGGGTGGCGTGCTCTCGGGCGACGTGGACGACATCGTCCTGCTGGACGTGACGCCGCTCTCGCTCGGTATCGAGGTGAAGGGTGGGCTGTTCGAGCGACTCATCGAGAAGAACACTACCATCCCGACCGAGGAGTCGAAGATCTTCACCACCGCGGCGGACAACCAGACGCAGGTGCAGATTCGCGTCTTCCAGGGCGAGCGTGAAATCGCCGAGGAGAACGAACTGCTCGGCGCGTTCCAGCTGACGGGCATCCCGCCGGCACCCGCCGGCACCCCGCAGATCGAGGTGACGTTCAACATCGACGAGAACGGTCTCGTCAACGTCGAAGCCGAGGACAAAGGCTCGGGCAACAAGGAGGACATCACCATCGAGGGTGGCGTCGGTCTCTCCGACGAGGAAATCGAGGAGATGCAGGAGGAAGCCGAGGCGCACGCCGAGGAGGACAAGGAGCGTCGCGAGCGCATCGAAGCGCGCAACGACGCCGAGAGCGCGGTCCAGCGCGCCGAGAGCCTGCTCGAAGAGAACGAGGAGGAACTCGACGGCGACGTCATCGACAACATCCACGACGCCATCGAGGACGTGGAGGCCGTGCTCGACGACGAGGACGCCACCACCGACGAACTGGAGGAAGTGACCGAGGAACTCAGCAGCGAACTCCAGGAGATCGGCAAGCAGATGTACCAGCAGGAGGCCGGCCAGCAGGCCGCCGGCGGTGCCGGTGGCATGGGCGGCATGGGCGGCGCTGGTCCCGGCGGCATGGGCGGTGCCGGTCCCGAGGGCGACGGCGAGGACGGCGAGTACGTCGACGCCGACTTCGAGGACGTCGACGACGAGGAACGCGACGAAGACGAAGAGTAA
- a CDS encoding S9 family peptidase, translating into MRDIERYLNVRSATAADVSADGTLAFLLDTTGTSQLWTMDAPGEWPVQRTFFEDRITFADFEPDGETIAFGMDEGGNERAQLYRLDPDGTITEWTAMSEAKHRWGGWNSDGSQFAFASNRRDEAVFDVYVQDRDATGDAADRIFEGDGWLSLAGWSPDDETLLLHEAHSSFDHDVYALDVETGERTHLTPHEGSVRYSGLEWGPDGEIYLVTDEGRDLLALARLSTDGDLTYVQTDDDWNIDGVAVDEDSGRAVYSRNVDGYTEFTVGDIEHGDLTTLDTIRFDGVASGVCFFEDGNRFAVTATSDTDNANVRVATVGGDTVRWTNASTAGLPREGFQSSELVRYETFDDREIPAYVTLPEGASEDSPAPVIVDIHGGPESQRRPSFSAVKQYFLAQGYGYFEPNVRGSTGYGKAYTHLDDVENRMDSVRDIRAGVDWLDAHDAVDEDRLVAMGGSYGGFMCLACLTEYPDLWAAGVDIVGIASFVTFLENTGEWRRKLREAEYGSLAEDREFLESISPLNHADEIRAPLMVLHGANDPRVPVGEAEQIAEKASEHVPVEKLIFEDEGHGFAKRENRIEAYAGIADFLGEHV; encoded by the coding sequence ATGCGCGACATCGAACGGTATCTCAACGTCAGGAGCGCGACCGCGGCCGACGTCTCGGCCGACGGCACGCTCGCCTTCCTGCTCGACACGACGGGCACCAGCCAGCTCTGGACGATGGACGCTCCCGGCGAGTGGCCGGTCCAGCGCACCTTCTTCGAGGACCGCATCACCTTCGCCGACTTCGAACCCGACGGCGAGACCATCGCCTTCGGCATGGACGAAGGGGGCAACGAACGCGCCCAGCTCTACCGGCTCGACCCCGACGGCACCATCACCGAGTGGACCGCGATGTCCGAGGCGAAACACCGGTGGGGCGGCTGGAACAGCGACGGCTCGCAGTTCGCCTTCGCCTCGAACCGCCGCGACGAGGCCGTCTTCGACGTGTACGTGCAGGACCGCGACGCGACCGGCGACGCCGCCGACCGCATCTTCGAGGGCGACGGCTGGCTCTCGCTCGCCGGCTGGTCGCCCGACGACGAGACCCTCCTGTTGCACGAGGCCCACTCCTCGTTCGACCACGACGTGTACGCCCTCGACGTGGAAACGGGCGAACGAACCCACCTCACCCCACACGAGGGGTCGGTGCGCTACAGCGGACTGGAGTGGGGTCCCGACGGCGAGATCTATCTCGTCACCGACGAGGGGCGCGACCTGCTCGCGCTCGCGCGGCTCTCGACGGACGGCGACCTGACGTACGTCCAGACGGACGACGACTGGAACATCGACGGTGTCGCGGTCGACGAGGACAGCGGCCGGGCCGTCTACTCCCGCAACGTCGACGGCTACACGGAGTTCACGGTCGGCGATATCGAGCACGGCGACCTCACGACCCTCGACACGATTCGCTTCGACGGGGTCGCTAGCGGCGTCTGCTTCTTCGAGGACGGGAATCGGTTCGCCGTCACGGCCACCAGCGACACCGACAACGCGAACGTCCGGGTCGCGACCGTCGGCGGCGACACCGTCCGATGGACGAACGCCTCCACCGCGGGGCTTCCCCGCGAGGGCTTTCAGTCGTCCGAGCTGGTGCGCTACGAGACCTTCGACGACCGCGAGATTCCGGCCTACGTCACCCTCCCCGAGGGAGCCAGCGAGGACTCGCCCGCGCCCGTCATCGTGGACATCCACGGCGGGCCGGAGAGCCAGCGGCGACCCTCCTTCTCGGCCGTGAAACAGTACTTCCTCGCACAGGGGTACGGCTACTTCGAGCCGAACGTGCGCGGGTCGACCGGCTACGGGAAGGCGTACACCCACCTCGACGACGTGGAAAACCGGATGGACTCGGTGCGCGATATCCGGGCCGGCGTCGACTGGCTCGATGCCCACGACGCAGTCGACGAGGACCGGCTCGTCGCGATGGGCGGCTCCTACGGCGGCTTCATGTGTCTCGCCTGTCTCACCGAGTACCCCGACCTCTGGGCCGCCGGCGTCGACATCGTCGGCATCGCCTCCTTCGTCACCTTCCTCGAAAACACGGGCGAGTGGCGGCGCAAGCTCCGCGAGGCCGAGTACGGCTCGCTGGCCGAGGACAGGGAGTTCCTCGAATCCATCTCGCCGCTGAACCACGCCGACGAGATTCGCGCCCCGCTGATGGTGCTCCACGGCGCGAACGATCCGCGCGTCCCGGTGGGCGAGGCCGAACAGATTGCCGAGAAGGCCAGCGAACACGTTCCCGTCGAGAAGCTCATCTTCGAGGACGAGGGGCACGGCTTCGCCAAGCGGGAAAACCGCATCGAGGCGTACGCCGGCATCGCCGATTTCCTCGGCGAGCACGTCTGA
- a CDS encoding MFS transporter, with protein sequence MRSRLAAMEFYYGWVITGACFLAAGTLFGLTYSFSVFFDALAATFPVTPARISLVFGVQTATLYLGGAVLGRLLDRFGPRAMLGVGTLLLPGGLLLAARADSILVFTLAYGVVTGAGMSCCYVVAYASIPSWFGRRRGFANGIAAAGLGAGLIAVVPAASRLTQTVGWRRAFTLLAVGLGGALLLATLVLARPSDVDADRSGEFPDGVPSSDADSGPPARDTILSLPFALVVLGWAGVYATLFVLINHLVPYADGLGIRWAGVTGISALGFATAGARLAIGYGSDSLGRVKVFVACSTLMGACLLALPLARGPVGIVAIAVVFGVGYGGNGALLSPLVADLFGVANIGTLHGVASTAFALAGLTAPPLATTVAASDGYPLVFLVTGVAGLLGAGCLVLAGRTAPRPAA encoded by the coding sequence GTGCGGTCACGACTCGCGGCGATGGAGTTCTACTACGGGTGGGTCATCACCGGCGCGTGTTTCCTCGCCGCGGGCACGCTGTTCGGGCTGACGTACTCGTTTAGCGTCTTCTTCGACGCGCTCGCGGCGACGTTTCCGGTCACGCCCGCCCGTATCTCCCTCGTCTTCGGCGTCCAGACCGCGACCCTGTATCTCGGCGGCGCGGTGCTCGGCCGACTGCTCGACCGGTTCGGCCCGCGTGCCATGCTCGGTGTCGGTACGCTCCTGTTGCCCGGCGGACTGCTGCTCGCGGCTCGCGCCGACAGCATCCTCGTGTTCACCCTCGCGTACGGCGTCGTGACGGGAGCCGGAATGAGCTGTTGTTACGTCGTCGCGTACGCGAGCATCCCCTCGTGGTTCGGGCGACGCCGCGGCTTCGCCAACGGCATCGCGGCCGCCGGGCTCGGAGCCGGACTGATTGCCGTCGTCCCTGCTGCCTCGCGGCTCACGCAGACGGTCGGCTGGCGGCGGGCCTTCACGCTCCTCGCGGTCGGGCTCGGCGGGGCGCTGCTGCTCGCGACCCTCGTCCTCGCCCGGCCGAGCGACGTAGACGCCGACCGCTCGGGTGAGTTTCCCGACGGCGTGCCGAGCAGTGACGCCGACAGCGGGCCGCCGGCCCGCGACACCATCCTCTCGCTCCCGTTCGCGCTCGTCGTGCTCGGGTGGGCGGGGGTGTACGCCACGCTGTTCGTGCTCATCAACCATCTCGTCCCCTACGCCGACGGGCTCGGGATTCGGTGGGCCGGCGTGACGGGAATCAGCGCGCTCGGGTTCGCAACGGCGGGAGCCCGACTCGCCATCGGCTACGGCTCCGACAGCCTCGGCCGCGTCAAGGTCTTCGTCGCCTGTTCGACCCTGATGGGCGCGTGTCTGCTCGCGCTCCCGCTCGCCCGCGGGCCGGTCGGTATCGTCGCTATCGCCGTCGTCTTCGGCGTCGGCTACGGCGGCAACGGTGCGCTTTTGTCCCCGCTCGTCGCCGACCTGTTCGGCGTCGCCAACATCGGCACGCTCCACGGTGTCGCCTCGACCGCGTTCGCGCTGGCCGGCCTCACCGCGCCACCGCTCGCGACGACCGTCGCCGCCTCCGACGGCTACCCGCTCGTCTTCCTCGTGACCGGCGTCGCCGGTCTGCTCGGTGCGGGCTGTCTCGTGCTCGCCGGGCGCACCGCGCCGCGGCCGGCCGCCTAA
- the dnaJ gene encoding molecular chaperone DnaJ produces the protein MSQDFYDVLGVSRDADEDEIKEAYREKAREYHPDVSDDPNAEEKFKKAKKAKEVLTDEEQRRMYDQMGHEQFEQAEKRGGTDAGGGMGGMGGMGGQGNPFGGGGGGMGDIFDQFFGGGGSQQGGPQQGRDLRTRMNISMEAAYEGITREFTVTRPEACPDCDGDGHPPDADAQTCPECNGQGQTTRVQQTPLGRVQQRQTCPRCEGDGTLYSETCSTCGGDGRVQREVTLQVDVPAGIRDGQTLRMSGEGAPGENGGRKGDLLIEVAIDPHPDFERDGDDLHYDAAVSFPKAVFGASIEVPTLDGPVEMDIDPGTQSGERFRLKGKGMPRLRGRGHGDMYVTVQVVTPTDLNSEQQAALEQFAEAGGEEVDVDEGFFEKIKNSF, from the coding sequence ATGAGTCAGGACTTCTACGACGTGCTCGGGGTGTCACGCGACGCCGACGAGGACGAAATCAAGGAGGCGTACCGCGAGAAGGCTCGCGAGTACCACCCCGACGTGTCCGACGACCCCAACGCCGAAGAGAAGTTCAAGAAAGCGAAGAAGGCCAAGGAGGTGCTCACGGACGAGGAACAGCGCCGGATGTACGACCAGATGGGCCACGAGCAGTTCGAGCAGGCAGAGAAACGCGGCGGCACCGACGCCGGCGGCGGCATGGGCGGCATGGGTGGCATGGGCGGTCAGGGGAACCCGTTCGGCGGTGGCGGCGGCGGGATGGGCGACATCTTCGACCAGTTCTTCGGCGGCGGTGGTAGCCAACAGGGCGGCCCCCAACAGGGCCGTGACCTCCGCACCCGGATGAACATCTCGATGGAGGCGGCCTACGAGGGCATCACTCGGGAGTTCACCGTCACCCGCCCCGAGGCGTGTCCCGACTGCGACGGCGACGGTCACCCGCCCGACGCCGACGCACAGACCTGCCCCGAGTGTAACGGACAGGGCCAGACGACCCGCGTCCAGCAGACGCCGCTCGGCCGCGTCCAGCAGCGCCAGACCTGCCCTCGCTGTGAGGGTGACGGCACGCTCTACTCGGAGACCTGTTCCACCTGCGGCGGCGACGGCCGCGTCCAGCGCGAGGTCACGCTCCAGGTCGACGTGCCGGCCGGTATCCGCGACGGCCAGACCCTCCGCATGAGCGGCGAAGGTGCCCCCGGCGAGAACGGCGGCCGGAAGGGCGACCTCCTCATCGAGGTGGCCATCGACCCGCACCCGGACTTCGAACGCGACGGCGACGACCTGCATTACGACGCCGCGGTCTCGTTCCCGAAGGCCGTCTTCGGCGCGAGCATCGAGGTACCGACGCTCGACGGCCCCGTCGAGATGGACATCGACCCCGGCACGCAGTCTGGCGAGCGGTTCCGGCTCAAGGGGAAGGGGATGCCCCGCCTTCGCGGGCGCGGCCACGGCGACATGTACGTGACCGTGCAGGTCGTCACGCCGACGGACCTCAACAGCGAACAGCAGGCGGCGCTCGAACAGTTCGCGGAGGCCGGCGGCGAGGAGGTCGACGTGGACGAGGGGTTCTTCGAGAAAATCAAGAACTCCTTCTAG
- a CDS encoding acetyl-CoA synthetase, which translates to MSEQFQTLADVLARDRRSDHLAHLHAPSERSYDYRRFLTTAWKSGLFFRNEGVRGGMAVAIAGDPIPETVLSFLGAGLLGATVEFEPDTLSEGTKALVAPTGRIREFDTAPGTRLVGYGEEPDDPAVSYWERDVWSENPTLPPDPVAPDDPLLRTADTTYSHADLLDAAVATATEHGLDAGDEVVIRTPLTDPGTVVGLLVPLVAGATLVVPNDETVGTLGIGSGPDDATIRPADIW; encoded by the coding sequence ATGTCCGAGCAGTTCCAGACGCTCGCGGACGTGCTCGCCCGCGACCGCCGGAGCGACCATCTGGCACACCTGCACGCGCCGTCCGAGCGTAGCTACGACTACCGGCGCTTTCTCACGACCGCGTGGAAATCCGGCCTGTTCTTCCGCAACGAGGGCGTCCGCGGCGGGATGGCCGTCGCCATCGCCGGCGACCCCATCCCCGAGACCGTGCTCTCCTTCCTCGGTGCTGGCCTGCTCGGTGCGACCGTCGAGTTCGAACCCGACACGCTCTCCGAAGGGACGAAGGCGCTCGTCGCGCCCACCGGCCGCATCAGGGAGTTCGACACCGCCCCCGGCACGCGACTCGTCGGCTACGGCGAGGAACCGGACGACCCCGCCGTCTCCTACTGGGAGCGCGACGTGTGGAGCGAGAACCCCACGCTCCCCCCGGACCCGGTCGCGCCTGACGACCCACTGCTCCGCACCGCCGACACGACATACAGCCACGCCGACCTGCTCGATGCGGCCGTCGCGACCGCGACCGAGCACGGACTCGACGCGGGCGACGAGGTCGTGATTCGGACGCCGCTCACCGACCCCGGCACCGTCGTCGGCCTGCTCGTCCCGCTGGTCGCCGGCGCGACGCTCGTCGTGCCCAACGACGAGACGGTCGGCACGCTCGGGATCGGGTCGGGACCGGACGACGCGACGATCCGCCCCGCCGACATCTGGTAG